Proteins co-encoded in one Pseudophryne corroboree isolate aPseCor3 chromosome 1, aPseCor3.hap2, whole genome shotgun sequence genomic window:
- the NDUFC1 gene encoding NADH dehydrogenase [ubiquinone] 1 subunit C1, mitochondrial → MSVFQLAAGALGRGRPAAASSSIVLARSMFTARAHDPAKPYWLKVGLALGTTVGLWVLLIKQHNDDVAEYKRRNGLQ, encoded by the exons ATGTCGGTGTTTCAGCTGGCGGCCGGGGCGCTGGGGAGGGGAAGGCCTGCTGCTGCTTCATCCTCCATAG TTCTTGCTCGATCGATGTTTACTGCGAGAGCACATGATCCTGCTAAACCATACTGGTTGAAAGTTGGCCTGGCACTAGGGACTACAGTTGGACTCTGGGTTTTG CTCATCAAGCAACACAATGATGATGTGGCTGAGTATAAAAGAAGAAATGGGTTGCAGTGA